The nucleotide sequence TTATTTTTGAAGCTTGATTGTACAGACAAGTTGTTGAGTAAGATTCGTGGATTGAAGGGGTTAAAAAAGAAGTTATTCCATTCTTTTTTTGATAAAATAGATGTCATTGGGGTAGAACAAGAAAGATTGTATAATGAAATTAAGGAACTTTTACCAATGTTTTTAGATAAGTTTTTATATCTTCCCAATGGCATAGATTACAGGAATTTTGACTATGAAAACATTGATTTTAATGATAAAGAAAATTACATACTGCAGGTAGGAAGACTTGGTGCGACTGAAAAGAATACTGAGCTATTAGTAGAAGCATTTAATAGGGCATATGAACAGTTTAAAGACAACTGGAAGCTTTTGTTAGTTGGTGAGTACACAGAGGGCTTTAGAAAATATATAGATGATTTTATTTTGAAACATCCGGCCATGAAGGATAAGATAGATTTAACCGGTGCAATTTATGATAGGGAAAGGCTACAGTCAATTTACAGGAGGACGAAAATTTTCTGTCTTACATCTCTATATGAAAGCTTTGGACTTGTACTGATAGAGGCAGCAGCCTCCGGTAACGTAATAATTTCAACAGATGTAGGGGTAGCCAGAGAAGTAATCGTTAATGGCGGGGTTGTGGTAGAAAGTCCGGAAGTTCAGAGCTTCTCAGAGGCTTTGGTGCACATGGCCAATAGTGATCTAAAAGAAATTTGCTACAACAATATTAAAATGATAAAAGAAAGATATAATTGGGATATAGTTGCAGCTAAACTCTTTGACAAATTAATGAGTGGTGGGGGAGATAATGAATAGACTACCTTTAGTATACATAATTATACTTAACTACAATGCCTGTGAAGAGACCTTGAGGTGCTTGGAAAGTGTTAATAAAATAGACTATGGTAATTATAAGGTTGTAATTGTGGACAATAATTCAAGGGATAATTCTGCAGAAATTTTAAAACGTAAGGCAATAGGACATACAGTTATTAAATATGATAATAATTTGGGATATGCTGCGGGAAACAATGTGGGAATACATTATGCCATGGAAAAGGGAGCGGATTATATTTGCATCCTAAATAATGATGTTGAGGTAGAGAAGGACTTTTTAAATAAACTGATAACATATATGGAAAGTGACAAGAAGGTGGCTGTTGCCGGGCCCTGTATTTGTGACTTTGATGAAAGGGATAAGGTACAGTCAATGGGAGCAAATATCAACCTGTTTACCGGTCTTGCTCAAAGCAAGAGAAAAAATTATCCCTATAGTAAGTTATCC is from Clostridium thermarum and encodes:
- a CDS encoding glycosyltransferase family 4 protein gives rise to the protein MKYYVLFPEAQNLHLIKDVGMLAYKMTQLFSAESYLACYNNDDYKYLESHVRGLKVDFIKKKFNNDLVDGIAYLKRRCKEIDCLQLFHVTLRSVVYGTVYKGLNPTGKLFLKLDCTDKLLSKIRGLKGLKKKLFHSFFDKIDVIGVEQERLYNEIKELLPMFLDKFLYLPNGIDYRNFDYENIDFNDKENYILQVGRLGATEKNTELLVEAFNRAYEQFKDNWKLLLVGEYTEGFRKYIDDFILKHPAMKDKIDLTGAIYDRERLQSIYRRTKIFCLTSLYESFGLVLIEAAASGNVIISTDVGVAREVIVNGGVVVESPEVQSFSEALVHMANSDLKEICYNNIKMIKERYNWDIVAAKLFDKLMSGGGDNE
- a CDS encoding glycosyltransferase family 2 protein, whose amino-acid sequence is MNRLPLVYIIILNYNACEETLRCLESVNKIDYGNYKVVIVDNNSRDNSAEILKRKAIGHTVIKYDNNLGYAAGNNVGIHYAMEKGADYICILNNDVEVEKDFLNKLITYMESDKKVAVAGPCICDFDERDKVQSMGANINLFTGLAQSKRKNYPYSKLSGGPVEVDYLGGACFIIRRDVFENIGNIPEMYFLFFEETEFCLRAKRAGYKLMCLKDSKIYHKRSATISKYKGLSYYFLNRNRVVFMRRNANVIQKAVFSVYLFIEALGRVILKREPFSLFKIYLDGMKADKNSIAMDRVKQYLGEV